Genomic window (Gelria sp. Kuro-4):
TTTGCGGCGCGAGTCCCCGTCGCGCCAGGCAGTGGGCATGCGCCTGCTGCCTTGCCGCGTTTTCCTCACAACCTCGCAAAAAGGTGGTAAGGTAATGGCGGAGCACAAAGGCCACAGGCCGCGGCGAGCCTGGATCGAATTCATCCCGCCCGTCTGCGCCGGGGTGCTGGTGCTGACCACCCTGGCCATTGTGGTCTTTATCGCCCAACGTGGGCTGGCAACCTTCGTGGTGGACCGGGTGAGCCCGCTTGAGTTCTTTTTAAGCAGCCTGTGGAAGCCGGACCGGCCGGTGAGCGCCGGGGGTCCGGCCCTGGGCGCTTTGACCTTTATCTTGGGTTCGGTGCTCGTGACGGGGCTGGCCGTCCTCCTGGCGGCACCGCTCAGCGTTATGACGGCGTTCTTTATCGTTGAGATCGCGCCCGCCGCGGGTCGCCGCTTCATTCAGCCGGCGGTGGAGATTCTGGCCGGAATCCCGTCCGTGGTATACGGCTGGGTAGGCCTTTCCGTGATAGTCGTCTTTATCCGCGAGCGCTTGGGCGGGCTCGGCTTTTCCGTGCTGGCCGGGGCCCTGGTGCTGGCGGTGATGATCGTTCCTACCATTGTCAGCGTGGCCACCGAGGCCGTGCGCAGCTTCCCGCAGGAGGCCAAGGAAGCCGCCTTGGCCCTGGGGAGCACACGCTGGCAGATGCTGCGCTGGGTGGTGTTCCCGGCGGTGCTCCCGGGACTTCTCACCGCGATCATCCTCGGCATGGCCCGCGCCTTCGGTGAGGCGCTGGCGGTGCAGATGGTGATCGGCAACACCCACACCATCCCGCACTCGCTCCTCGACCAGACCATTACCTTAACCAGCGGTATCACGCTGGACATGGGCTACACTGTAATAGGCACCCCCTGGAACAACGCCCTCTGGAGCATGGCCCTGCTGCTGCTCCTCATTTCGCTGGCCTTTATCCTGGTGAGCCGCACCATAGCGAGACGGGGGGTGCTACGGTGAACAACAAGACGGCCGACAAGCTGGCCACCTGGGCTTTTTGGCTTACCGCCGGCATTATCCTGCTGGTCTTGGCGCTCCTGGTGGGGTACATCCTCTACCAGGGCCTGCCGGTGCTCACGCCCCAGTTCCTTTTCGGGCGCTCGGAGTCCATCCGGGCCGGGGGCGGCATCGGGCCGCAGCTCTTCGATTCCTTCTACCTCCTGGTGCTTTCCCTGGCGCTCACGGTGCCCCTGGGCGTGGGAGCGGCCATCTACCTGTCCGAGTATGCGCGCCCCGGGCGGCTGCTGGAACTCATCCGCACCAGCACCGAGACCCTGGCTTCGCTTCCTTCCATTGTGGCCGGTCTCTTCGGTCTCCTGGTGTTCGTTAATCTCACCGGCTGGGGGTACTCCCTGGTGGCCGGGGCCCTGGTGCTGACCCTCCTCAACCTGCCGGTGATGGTCCGAGTGAGTGAAGACGCGCTGCGCGCGGTGCCGGTTTCCCTGCGCGAGGCCAGCCTGGCCCTGGGGGCTACCAAGTGGCAGACCATCTGGCATGTGCTCCTGCCGGTGGCGCTCCCCGGTATTGTAACCGGCGGGATCATCACCGCCGGGCGCGCGCTGGGCGAAGCCGCCGCCCTCCTGTACACGGCCGGGCAGAGCATCGGCGCCCTGGACTTTCATAATTGGGACATCACCAGCCCGCGCTCGCCCTTAAACCCTTTCCGGCCGGGCGAGACCATGGCCGTGCACATTTGGAAGGTGAACACGGAAGGGAAGATCCCCGACATCCGGCGCGTGGCCGATGGCACGGCCGCCGCTTTGGTGCTGGTGGTGCTCCTCTTCAATGCGGCCGTGCGCTGGCTGACACGGCGGCTGCAGCGGCGCCTGCAGGGGGTTTAGTTGTCAAGGCGCAACTCGGTGTGTTATAATTACGTAGTTGCCGGATGTGAGAGGGGTGAGAACTGTGAAGAAGGGGATTCATCCTGAATACTACAAGACCGTGGTCACCTGCGCCTGCGGGGCGACCTTTGAGACTGGTTCCACCAAGAAGAACCTGCGCGTTGAGATCTGCTCGCACTGCCACCCGCTCTTTACGGGGCAGCAGAAGATCATCGATACCGGCGGCCGGGTCGAACGCTTCACGAAGAAGTTCGGGCTTAAGTAGCAGAGCGCCGGCTCTGCTTTTCTGTGCCGGGCGCGCACCCGGCGCAGGGGGGCAAAGCCGGCGTTTCTATCTGATCACGGGCGGCCGCGGCGGCGGCGCGCAACCGGGGAGAGGAGGGCTGGGCATGGTGCGGCAGGTCGGCGGCCAGGCGGTGATCGAGGGCGTCATGATGCGCGGGCGGCGCTTTGTAGCCACGGCGGTGCGGCGCGAGAGCGGCGAGATAGTGGTACAGGTGAAGGAGCCGTGGAGCGCCGGTCGGCGTTTTCCCTGTCTGCGCTGGCCCCTGGTACGGGGCGCGGCAGCCCTCGTCGATTCCCTGGTGGTGGGCCTGGAGGCGCTCGCCTTTTCCGCCAACCAGTTCGGCGCCGAGGAGGAAAAGCTTACACCGCGCGACCTGGTGCTGACACTCGTCACGGCACTGGGCCTGGGAGTGGGGCTCTTTATCCTCCTGCCTACAGTGCTCATGCGCTGGCTGGGTGGGGGCGGCAACCCGCTGCTCCTTAACCTGGGCGAGGGCGTGCTGCGCATGGCCATCTTCTTCTTGTATATCCTAAGCATAACCCGCCTGAAGGACATCCGACGCATTTTCGAGTACCACGGGGCGGAGCACAAGGTGGTGCACGCCTACGAGCACGGCCGGCCCCTTACTGTGGAGGAAGCCCGCCCCTTCAGCACCCTGCATCCCCGCTGCGGGACCAGCTTTCTCCTTTATGTCATGGTGGTGAGCATTATCCTCTTTTCCTTTCTGGGGTGGCCGGCGCTCTGGCTGCGGGTGCTCTCGCGCCTGCTGCTCCTGCCGGCGGTGGCCGGCCTGTCCTACGAGCTCCTGCGCCTGGCGGGGCGCAGCAACTCACCCCTGGTACGCGCCTTTTCCTGGCCGGGGCTCTTGCTGCAGCGGCTCACCACCCGTGAGCCTGACGGCGCGCAACTGGAAGTGGCCCTGCGGGCGCTGGAAGAGGTTGTGAAAAGGGAATCTTGAGGTGAGAGAAATGACCGAGATGATGGAAAAACTGGCCTCGATTGAGGAGCATTACGAAGAGCTGGGCCGGCTCCTGGCCGACCCGGCGGTGATCCAGCGCCAGGACGAGTGGCGGCGGCACGCCAAGGCGCACGCGGAGCTGGAACCGGTGGTCACCGCCTTCCGCGAGTACAGGAAGGTCGAGGAAGAGCTGGCGGAAAACCGGGAGCTCCTGAAAGAAAAGCTGGAGCCGGACTTTCGCGAGCTGGTGGCCGGCGAGGTGGACGCGCTGGAGAAGCGGCAGGCAGAACTGGAGCAGAAGCTGCGCATTCTCCTCCTGCCCAAGGACCCTCTGGATGAAAAAAACGTCATTATGGAGATCCGCGCCGGGGCGGGCGGAGAAGAGGCGGCCCTTTTCGCCGGCGAGCTCTTTCGCATGTACCAGCGCTACGCTGAAAGCCGCAGCTGGCGCAGTG
Coding sequences:
- the pstC gene encoding phosphate ABC transporter permease subunit PstC, translating into MAEHKGHRPRRAWIEFIPPVCAGVLVLTTLAIVVFIAQRGLATFVVDRVSPLEFFLSSLWKPDRPVSAGGPALGALTFILGSVLVTGLAVLLAAPLSVMTAFFIVEIAPAAGRRFIQPAVEILAGIPSVVYGWVGLSVIVVFIRERLGGLGFSVLAGALVLAVMIVPTIVSVATEAVRSFPQEAKEAALALGSTRWQMLRWVVFPAVLPGLLTAIILGMARAFGEALAVQMVIGNTHTIPHSLLDQTITLTSGITLDMGYTVIGTPWNNALWSMALLLLLISLAFILVSRTIARRGVLR
- the pstA gene encoding phosphate ABC transporter permease PstA, giving the protein MNNKTADKLATWAFWLTAGIILLVLALLVGYILYQGLPVLTPQFLFGRSESIRAGGGIGPQLFDSFYLLVLSLALTVPLGVGAAIYLSEYARPGRLLELIRTSTETLASLPSIVAGLFGLLVFVNLTGWGYSLVAGALVLTLLNLPVMVRVSEDALRAVPVSLREASLALGATKWQTIWHVLLPVALPGIVTGGIITAGRALGEAAALLYTAGQSIGALDFHNWDITSPRSPLNPFRPGETMAVHIWKVNTEGKIPDIRRVADGTAAALVLVVLLFNAAVRWLTRRLQRRLQGV
- the rpmE gene encoding 50S ribosomal protein L31; its protein translation is MKKGIHPEYYKTVVTCACGATFETGSTKKNLRVEICSHCHPLFTGQQKIIDTGGRVERFTKKFGLK
- a CDS encoding DUF1385 domain-containing protein codes for the protein MVRQVGGQAVIEGVMMRGRRFVATAVRRESGEIVVQVKEPWSAGRRFPCLRWPLVRGAAALVDSLVVGLEALAFSANQFGAEEEKLTPRDLVLTLVTALGLGVGLFILLPTVLMRWLGGGGNPLLLNLGEGVLRMAIFFLYILSITRLKDIRRIFEYHGAEHKVVHAYEHGRPLTVEEARPFSTLHPRCGTSFLLYVMVVSIILFSFLGWPALWLRVLSRLLLLPAVAGLSYELLRLAGRSNSPLVRAFSWPGLLLQRLTTREPDGAQLEVALRALEEVVKRES